From the genome of Triticum aestivum cultivar Chinese Spring chromosome 1A, IWGSC CS RefSeq v2.1, whole genome shotgun sequence:
agccggaagtaaccagggcatgacgaagtcctccaaagttattttggaatggtgtcccggataggataatttgcctttttgtatgaatttcagcaaaggccttccaaataacgatatttggaaggttcttgctgaactttgtaccaaaaagcgaattatcctatctgggactccgttccaaaataactttggagagcttcataccatcatgcacctgttactttcgcctaatgatgaagacatggttttgttgaatcctttgacactaggcaaactcccgacccctcggcgatcctctcgaacatgagaggaagaagaggataaaaaaagaagaggaagaagaaaaaaaagaggagaagaaagaatagaggagttcttctcctctattctttcttctcctcttttttttcttcttcttcctctttattttatcgggaacgagggtcgtcgagggtcgccgagcggtagaggagaaaccctaaatagaaagtatcatggatgtagtgtctgacaccgacagccacatgtatctcacacccacgatacttgctatttagggtttcctctaccgttcggcgaccctgaccctcgacgaccctcgatttcttcttctctttttcttcttctctttttttcttcttcttcctctttattttatcgggaacgagggtcgtcgagggtcgccgagcggtagaggagaaaccctaaataaaaagtatcgtcggtgtgagatacatgtaccgtcggtgtcggacactacatccacgtcccacaagtggcgcgggcttcgacgcccacgtcacttgtgggacatggatgtagtgtccgacaccgacggccacatgtatctcacacccacgatacttgctatttagggtttcctctaccgctcggtgaccctcgacgaccctcgttcccgataaaaaaagaggaagaagaagaaaaagaggagaagaaagaatagaggagtagactcctattctttcttctcctctttttttcttcttcttcctctttttttatccttgaagcgttgtcgaggccaccccaaaccctagagaagcagcgtcgaggccaccccaaaccctagagaagcagcgtcgaggccactaattaatattagttctacatttgccactaatatatccatctgtcatgtttgaataataattgccatgttgtcaatatttgtagaaactatggacaccgcccgagacgaagtacaagaagagttgttgggggacataatcgcacgaggaagtgatgccgtctgctcgttgtttctcaacgacaccgatggtctggaagcagctggctatgattatgatggctccggtgacctaatgccggtgcaagaaggagaccgtgaggatggctccggtgacccaatgccggtgcaagaaggagaccgtgatgacatctccggtgaccgaaccaattccgaccaggtatatatattagttaagcttctgctgagtagctaattgatgcattctttgttttggtatgtacgcatattaattaagtctttgttcttttttctagccctccggatcgatcacaacttcggtaaagagacgaggcccgaagaaaaagttgagctcggatgaaaagtttgagatcatagcaatcgcgcccgacggccaaccgattgaacccctccggacaaagagcgcatttgttgctcagtgcggggttttggttagggacaagatcccgatcagcatccagcaatggtttaagccggctacagaagaccctgaggtgtcttatgtcaatgatatgcagaaaaatgatctttggactgagctgaagtcaaatttcaccctaccgccagaggataatccagagaagccagttaaagagcaattaatcaagtcttttgctcttaagaggatggcagaactattcaggaggtgaagaaagagctgaataagtttgtcgaaaataatgagacaccagaattcaagggcagatatgagaagatcagagatcactggcccgcatttgtggcccacaagacatcggaaaagagtaagaagatgtcggcgacaaacaagcaaaatgctgcgaagaagaagcatcaccatcgcacggggtcaggtggctacctcgtagcccggcctaagtgggccaagactgagaatgatctggttgataaagggatcgaaccagagacaattaactggccagaccgttgccggacttggttcttcggggctggcggaaaccttggaccctgtaacagggaagtgcatttggacgaacgatcaaatggacataccagtcaggaagcttcagcactatatcgaagcagcgcagcaagggacgttctttccagacagagagaacgacgagctcacaatggccctcgggaatcctgagcaccctggacggacacgaggcacgccaggctccattccgtggaaggttgggtttccggacgcaggcggttacaaatcccatgagaggaggaaaaagtgcagcagacccaaatgcaggcgctgcaagcaagggtacaagcgatagaggaacgagaagcaaatcgcagcaaacgtactgccgaagcttcccccgaagctaccccgccatctcagcggagaagcagcgtggcttccaccgagctgcttcagccggagcatgccttgacggctcctgccagctatcccgtggatgctatcacggagtctcaaaattgccaccttatgacgcaatggatgaatttgaaggtcaaggcggctgttggctctgtttatcctacagaacccggcgcaacttttcactgccggccgatttcagaagtatatgctagggtgatggtggatgaaataacggagggatttgaggacctccagcttaaccaccctaccggtgaaggggagactaggctagggtctactctgaagactccatgcctatggtggaaggagctcctcaaccttctgaactggacgcctccgcctcctcctcctcctccggcaagtcagggcactccgcctcctccaccgcctcctccttcgacgagtcagggcactccgcctcctccaccgcctcctcctccgatgagtgacgatcagggcactcgaccggctccttctccagtgagtggcggcactccgcctccttctccgcctacaccgacgcgcccgagcagccagcctcctccttctccgcctcgtcagcaagggcggaagagacctgccgctgctccggctgctccggcgcgtcgtagtccttctcctcctcctcgtaagcaagtaaagaagacaaccactccgtctgctcggccggcgtctagcagtacagccagaggcgggaggaaatacagatttggtccttctctaaggactccacagaagttaccatacgagaggaccctggaggagaacgtcgagatcgcacgagaagaagtgaggaactactttgaaggggtgaaagcaaagaaacatccacctccggaggagaaggtagatccggtgaaagcgaagcgcactctggctgccctgacaaaaccacacaagtctccgccgaaaggaaactatgagcgcattattggaaaggaatttgccgaagcggagcggtcgggaagtactgtcagtgatcaaaggctgaaagaacgacgagctgggaaacaaattgcccagctcggcgaacaagcgaagcaatcgtgcccccccgctcaaggtgcctagcaacaacgtcgctaatgatccgaggatggtgcccggttatagcaatcttggcgattacctgcccgacgatgtatattataatttcatggaggtgcagatacaaagatacgagtacgggaagcctctcgtcaaagatgaaagatctctatcaacgatgatgcgaagattgcatgatcggtacttgaaaatctgcagagactctggggggaggagtactttgtatgtgaaagttaaaaaggagcatgacctcgttggaattgaactgttgcctgttccatttgaggagttctttcagtttttcaatcaattggccctcgataaaacaacggtcgcctgctactgtctgtaagtagtactacttctgtcattaagtctctctatatagctcagctctttcattgcatgtatttataatcatcctcactatattatgcagattgaagatcgccgaattgaagaaaagacaagtcggtgatattgggttcattaacacatatctcatagatgcaactcaggttaaatttcatgccgcagctaccgaggccaacttgctacgatcgttggtaataaatgaaaacaaagatataatactctttccttacaacttcaagtgagtgttctgtcttgtgcgtattcggtttcccttatatattagtcaaggttatagtaatgtaattgatgagttatgcatgcgtgtgcagtttccactatattctcctagagattaagcttgagcagggactagtaaccgtcttagactcaagacgaaaagatccccaggactatgcagacatgactcaaatactcgagaagtaagttaaatcgatcattatccaccatatcagcaactttgttcatttcctgatatatcaagtaattgttttctttgttcggcagggtttggagaaaattcactagaaaagctccgggactgccgaaggagctgcaatttagacacccgaaagtaagtactatagtagcatgttccgcgcatctaatagtgattcaagcgctagtttcatcaataccatttggcattcttgcttatcagtttgattgacctctatttcttgtaaagtggttgtggcaggaacaagggaatgatttctgtggatactacatttgcgagtccatccgccacacgacctgtgagcggggctacactgacgaacaatatgaagtacgtaaataacaacattcacaattttattttattaccatcatttgcgttgagtttcattcattcatatatatatatgtattgacccccttctttaaattagatgtttcggaagcgggatgaactcctagcaccagctcgcatgcgagcaattcaagaggaattggcggcattctttcttgaccatgtgatcgctgaagacagagaatactatgtggaccctgagtccgtatgattatatttgtaagagataattattgtatatatgtagccggtagtgtcggatagatatacgagaacttgttgttcgaccaatctctcggagaaggagaggtggtcgatatcacttctctctgtatgcatatatgttcatgacgatcttctgtttccttcgtttgcttactagctagctagtgtgtctagtcatctctatacgtatgtatagtacgtagcgtcgaccaagcacggacataagagaggacacttctctctattaattatagctagctaacataacatatgaaacacctaaattaaccccccaaaacccccaaccccccccccccttcaaaaaaaaacaaaaaccccagccacagaaatgctgacgcgtggatgcctattggtcccggttggtgccaccaaccggaaccaaagggtctcctgcctgggcaccgcgcacaggccacgtggaggcccatctgtcccggttctggattgaaccgggactaaaaggacagggcattagtaccgaccctttagtcccggttccagaaccaggacaacaggcccttatgaaccgggacaacgggccctttttctaccagtgtttgCAGATATATACCAGATGATGCTCACCCTCGTCAGATGAGTGAGAAGAACTCCTTGGGTCGAAACTAAATCTCCCTCCCAGAGCTCTAGCCACCTCCCCTTGAGTTACTCAAGTGAGAGTGAATGAGTTACTCAAGTGAAACTGAGTGAGTTACATGCCGCCCATGGGGACTTTATATGGTAGAGGTCCTTATAAATTACCAAGGCTACTCATGAGAGTGATATGTGGGGAAGGATATATAGGTCAAGTTTGGTAAGGGAAACTCCAACGCGGATCATCAAAATGGGCCTCACCAAATGTGTGAAGGCCATCCAACTGTAGGCACCAAATGTCCGCTCCTAGTTTCTTTTCCATACCCGGGGTACTCAAAATAATCAAATATAAACAACACAATTCGTAAGCAACTGAAAGAGGAATATTTCAATGCAACAATATTTCAAATAAAAATACtctctccgatccatattaattgtcgttgatttagtagttgtactaaatcagcgaaaATTAATATGGATACGAGGAAGTATTACAATCCAAACATAAAGTTTTGAAATAAAaaaagttaaaatttgaattcaactttGTTAGATACGTGTTCTAATTGTCCATGCAAAAACCGCAAAGAtgctcaatcagatcattctcaaGCTTCACATGAGTTCCTTGATTGCGAATTTGATGATGCATTTGGAGAAAATCCTCAAATGTCGTCGGATTCTGTTCTGGAAGCTGAATAGGATAACCCAATTTTTAAAATCCAGACCACCGAGAACGCCATAACTCTCATCctccacgatcatgttgtgcatgatcacaccaACTGTCATCACCTCCGAGAATGTCTCTAGATCTCATTGTTTAGCAGGTCCACTAATACTGCAAAATTGTTTGAACCGGTCCCAATGTTGTCGGTTTGTAGGATTTCGTGCATCAGGACTGGTCCAAACAATTTTGGCGACCGGCGTTGAATGGAAGAAAATGTCCTCCCTCCAAACAGTTGCGGACGATTCAGTGAACCCGTTCGAGTTGCCCTAAGCTATGAAGACTACTAAATATTGGAGGGTTTATAGTCCATGGTGGGCCATCCCTCTAGCTACCCTGATGCGCTTTGGCTGTCTAGGGCAACTCTTCACATGGGCCCTTTTGCTCTTCTTTTATTTCAGACGCCCTTATCTTTTACTTTGTATTTCCTCTGACTTGTTGACCATGAAGGGCTTGTTTTTGAATTTTGTCGACTTGTTGTCGTCTTGACCATTTTGCCACATAGAACCGGGTGGGACCCAGGTTAATTAGTTATTCCTACAACAGTTCTCAACTAGGGGGGGGGGGGAACTTACCTCTGGAAACCCTTGCACTTGAGGAGCAACAAACGGTTGCCTAGCATGATCCAAGCACAACAACCTGAAGCGGACCCCCCATCATCAAAGGGGATGTTGGAGTGGTTCCACTGAGTGGAAGAGGAACCGTTCACTTCAACTAGtggaaggggaggaggcggcccacGGCCCGACCTGGTGTCCCAATATCTGCGGGAGCTCCACTATCGACAACAACGATAAACCCATGTGAAGAGAGGTAGCAACCCTAGCATGATATGGGTGCTTTGTAGTAGTGTGGTTTGTATTCGGTTCTGCCCTGCCATTTGATCAATTGGTGCGTGTTCTCCGTCCTTGGTCACATAATATTATTTTAACATATATACTCATTATCTCCACTGCCTCTATTGTGGCACCTCAACGAGATGCTAAGCTGTAAATGCTCCCCCCAAAAAATATGTGATTAAAGCGTGAAAGACACCGCAGTTGTTTTGTCTTTGTATTGGTAGTACGTGTGTGTAACATATTTGGCATTAACATCCATTTATCTCTCCATTGATACGGACATATGGTTACAATGTGCAGACAATAATATAAGGATAATATTAATATTGTACATTAGAATACATACATACGAGATAAGTTAAACCCATGTGAGTAAGGAGACAAGTCGATCTCACGTACATACTTATAGACCACTAGCCGCTAGAGTATTATCAACATGCATGCATCTGCATAATCGGCCGACTTTTCTGCCCATGTATACATTGACATGGAGTCATGGACACCATGCACGCGCTTATGAGCCCATGCACGCACATGCTTCTTCGTTCAGTCCATCTGTGTAGTGTGTATCATCCCTTGCCCATTACCCGATTACCGCCTAGCTAGATCTTCAAGTGCTTCAACCTGATCACACAAATTAGCCGCTTAACTCCAGCTTAAGCCCATGCATAACTGATAAGAAACACAGTGATGGCGGTCTTACCTGTCGGCCTCGTAGCTACCGTTGTGGCCGGGGCCGGGGCATGGGGGACGGTACGCGGGGAAGGGCACCTTGCCGGCCTCGATACGGGCGATGTCGTGGACGAGcagctcgtagtagcgcctgacaTCGTCCGCCGACTTTCCGCCGCCGACAGCCCGGGCGATGTTGTGCCAGCGGTCGGGCGTGTCCCTGTCGTGCACCGCCAACGCCTGCTCGAACAGCTTGTTCTGCATCGGCGTCCACACCGCGCTCATTGACAGGGAAGCCATTGATCTCGCTCGACGATTGGTTTCTCGAACGATAATTAAGCTGCTATATACCTTAACTTATGACCTGAACTACGCTTGGATGTTGGCTGCTGGTGAGATGGATGGGGAAGAAGCTGTGAGAAGAGGTGCTACTTATAGCAGTCGAGGAGGGTTCAGCTTTGTGGGGGGGTGGAAGAAGATGGACGATCGATGATGTGCATACGAGTGGAGGGCGAAAAACTAGAGGAATTTTGAAGCAGCAGGCCAGCACGAGAGGACTGAGGAGGGGGGTCGATTGGAGAAAGGAACAAACATTTCTGTCCCCTGGAAGTGGGGGATCTACCTTTCTATCTTTTCGTCCCTTTTGCGTCGTGAATCGCCTCGGCATCCTTCCTCACCTCCTCCCTCTCAAAGATTCAAAGCAAAAAAATGTAAATATATATGCATCCATACATCCATATACATGTATGCTCTAGTTAAAGTTGAGACATATGCATCTTCATATGCAGATACCGAAAGAGGTTTCCCTTCTGTCATTTTGAAAAATATAGTCCATGGTTAGTGAATCAAAGCATTTTGTTACACCAAATTAAGCAAATTCTATTAGCTTTAAAGTGTGCATGTACATCCATGTTGACTCTTGTTTACACCACAAAATAGCGAAAAAAACTATTCTTTTTACTAGTCTTGTGGTTCAACCAACTTCTTGCAGGCGTGATGATCTTGGTTCTACCACCGACGTATTTGGTGCAGTAATGTTGGGTTGTTACTGTCTTGAGTGTACCTTAAAAATCTCGATTTTTCATAATATTAAAGAAAATGAGCTAATTATTACATGTGAAGTAGCTAGCTATATAGTTAATTTAAGAGCATCATGTCGCTCTCTACAGATAATTAGTTGCAAAGATTGGGAATCCATCACCAGAAAGCTGGTGCGTGTTGGCCATGCGATCCAGGATATATCTTACTTTTTGGATGAGAGAATAAAATCAAAAAATCTAGCTCCAACAATTTAGTGCACGACTTTGCCTATGGTTTTTAAAATTAATCCCAACAAAAAAATATCCGAGAAAAATGTATTCCTTTAATTCCAATGGATGTGTGCCGCAGCTCATTGATTCTAAATTGTCCCTCCATTTTGGCAATTAGGGAAAGTTAAAAGGCTACCTTTCTTAATACCAAGCTCAATAAATAGAgtaggggggtggggtgggggatgaTATGATCGATAGCCAAGAACTAGGTAGTTTGTGTTTTCAGCACAAGAATAAGTGAGATTATGTCAATGCAAGTAAAACATATTTTGTGTCGAGTGTATGAAATTTATATTAATTTGACACCAAAACACATGTGTACTAAATATATAGAACTAGGATTGAACATGAATTATATTTGTGGTCCGAGTCTATGTTAATTTGACACAATTGCAacaattatgctccctcccttagCCTACAATGAGAGTTTATATTGTCTTGTGATTTCTGGTCCGAGGCTATGTACTTATGCATAAGAAAATCATATAAATATTTTTTAATTTGAGGAATTAAACAAGTACATTCAAAATTCTAGTGCTAATGTTGTCATTTctcagttgtgtgtgtgtgtgtgtgtgtgtgtgtgtgtgtgtgtgtgtgtgtgtgtgtgtgtgtgtgtgtgtgtgtgtgtatatataactCAGTTAGTATGCGATCATATTAGACGGGTGAAGCCAATTTCTTGCAAAGTTAATGTGAGAAACTGGTTTCtctaatagaaatcggaggggaaaccctcttttgctcaaaaaaaagaGATGCCGAATAGATGCTTATTGTATCTTATATATAATGGTCCTTGTTCTTGCAATAGTGCTTTTAACTGTTGTATGTAGAATATGGTTCATTGAAAATTCACATACAATAGCTAAAGCATATATAACACTAGACCGAAAAAAATAACAACTTCAGTGCGGGCTAATATGGAAGCGAATTTTGCAATTCAAGATACAATTGGGTGAAAAACAAGGTTCTGATTTCTGCATATGTAGTTGAAGGACTTCCGTGGTTTTAGATGTGCGCTTGTGTTTTTAACGACCTTCAACTGTTCTATAGAAATTTCCAACGAATTTGTATATGAAGAAGATACATGTCAGTAGAACTGTGATTGATGTGAGCTATTGACATTGATCTGTATGTTCTAAATTTTCTGTAAAATTTGAAATGGAACAATTATGGCTTTTCTATCATCATTTTTTTTGTCCACCCACATCTTATTTACCTGCCGGCCCTGTCATGACAGGGATGCAACATTTTGTTGCTTACCTAGCCCGATGCATTGCTTCTGCTGTCAGCTGTCGATCGTCAGTAAAATTGGAAAAGCCGATGGGAATATATTTTTTGTGGGACACTGCAGCATACGTACACCAAAACACATACAGATTGTTCCTCCAATGCCATGGAAGTGTGGAAGTCTATGATCCACTTGAAGCGAACTAATGGAACAATAATTTGGTCCTAGAAAAAGAATGATATGTATTCTTTTCAAATCAAATTAGCGCCCTACTACGGCCCTATCTCCTCCCGTCTCTAGGGCGCTGGCCAAATTTTGACAACCATGGCCGACCAAGAACATATGCCGCATTTTAATGCAAAAAACCCACAAGATTGGCAGAATCTGGATTCTGCTAACTACAGCGCAATGACGGAATTGTTACCAGCACTAGCCAGCGAGGAGCTCAGCCGCTCAGGGTTAACACTCATCGCTCATTCGTACTACTACGTGAACTCGCCATGCACAAGATATCACTAGGATTGTTAGCTATGTCGGTCGACATTTTAATTCTTGGCAAATGATGGAGTATCTGTAGTTCTTGCTCGGTGTGTAATAGGTGGTTAAAAAAATAATATTCCTATTTTTTCACATATGGGGTGTAACTTTTGTGGTGAAATTCATGTGCGGGAGATGTCGGTGTACAATGTGTGGCCGAGTACGATGAGCACCTTCCCAGCAGTGGGTCTTTCGTATTAAATCTAGGCATGGGAAGTTGACCTAATAGCCTGAGCCTGGAAGACCGACATTCGGGCTGGACTAGGGCTCCAGTTTTCTACTTGAAGCATGGCCTGGAAGCCCGACAAAAGCATGAAATACCTAAAATCTAGGGATTCAATATAAAAATGCATAATAATGTGTGTATCAACGCAGAGCGAACTCGGGAGTGCCATCTGGGGCGACCTAGGGTTCCCTCGCGCTGCCacctcccccttcc
Proteins encoded in this window:
- the LOC123182354 gene encoding protein RADIALIS-like 3, with protein sequence MASLSMSAVWTPMQNKLFEQALAVHDRDTPDRWHNIARAVGGGKSADDVRRYYELLVHDIARIEAGKVPFPAYRPPCPGPGHNGSYEADRLKHLKI